A single Ammospiza caudacuta isolate bAmmCau1 chromosome 6, bAmmCau1.pri, whole genome shotgun sequence DNA region contains:
- the BTBD10 gene encoding BTB/POZ domain-containing protein 10 isoform X2 yields the protein MAGRPHPYDSNSSDPENWDRKLHNRPRKLCKHSSTSSRVAKGLDCSKMSLHGASGGHERSRDRRRSSDRSRDSSHERAESQLTPCIRNVTSPTRQYHSDREKDHSSSRPSSPRPQKTSPNGSVVSMGTSSRNSSQSSSDGSCKAAGEMVFVYENGKEGARNVRTSERVTLIVDNTRFVVDPSIFTAQPNTMLGRMFGSGREHNFTRPNEKGEYEVAEGIGSTVFRAILDYYKTGVIRCPDGISIPELREACDYLCISFEYSTIKCRDLSALMHELSNDGARKQFEFYLEEMILPLMVASAQSGERECHIVVLTDDDVVDWDEEYPPQMGEEYSQIIYSTKLYRFFKYIENRDVAKSVLKERGLKKIRLGIEGYPTYKEKVKKRPGGRPEVIYNYVQRPFIRMSWEKEEGKSRHVDFQCVKSKSITNLAAAAADIPQDQLVVMHPTPQVDELDILPMHPAPSSSEPEPEGPNPPL from the exons CACCTCATCCCGTGTAGCTAAAGGACTCGACTGCAGCAAGATGAGCCTGCACGGGGCCAGTGGGGGACACGAGAGATCCAGGGACAGGCGCAGGTCCAGTGACAGATCCCGGGACTCGTCCCACGAAAGAGCAGAGTCTCAGCTCACCCCGTGCATCAGGAATGTCACTTCACCAACAAGGCAGTATCATTCTG ATCGCGAGAAGGATCACAGCTCCTCTCGGCCCAGCAGCCCCCGGCCCCAGAAGACGTCCCCCAATGGTTCTGTTGTCAGCatgggcaccagcagcaggaacagcagccagTCCAGCTCAGATGGCAGCTGCAAGGCTGCTGGGGAAATGGTGTTTGTGTACGAGAATGGCAAAGAGGGAGCCCGGAACGTCAGAACTTCCGAGCGAGTGACGCTCATCGTGGACAACACCAGATTTGTTGTAGATCCTTCCATCTTCACTGCACAACCTAACACAATGTTGGGCAG GATGTTTGGATCAGGCAGAGAACACAACTTTACACGGCCCAATGAAAAAGGAGAGTATGAAGTTGCTGAAGGAATTGGTTCTACTGTGTTTCGTGCTATTCTG GATTACTACAAGACTGGGGTGATACGCTGTCCTGATGGGATTTCTATTCCTGAGCTGAGGGAAGCATGTGACTATCTCTGTATCTCCTTTGAGTATAGTACTATCAAATGCAGAGATCTGA GTGCTCTCATGCATGAACTATCAAATGATGGTGCTCGAAAGCAATTTGAGTTTTACCTGGAAGAAATGATCCTGCCATTAATGGTAGCCAGTGCCCAGAGTGGGGAGAGGGAGTGCCACATTGTTGTGCTGACAGATGATGATGTTGTTGACTGGGATGAAGAGTATCCCCCCCAAATGGGAGAGGAGTACTCACAAA ttATTTACAGCACAAAGTTGTACAGATTCTTCAAGTACATTGAAAACAGAGACGTGGCCAAATCGGTTCTGAAGGAAAGGGGGCTCAAGAAGATCCGACTGGGCATTGAAG GTTACCCCACGTACaaggagaaggtgaagaagcggccgggcgggcggccGGAGGTGATCTACAACTACGTGCAGAGGCCGTTCATCCGCATGTcctgggagaaggaggagggcaAGAGCCGGCACGTTGACTTCCAGTGCGTGAAGAGCAAATCCATCACCAACctggcggcggcagcagcggaCATCCCGCAGGACCAGCTGGTGGTGATGCACCCCACGCCGCAGGTGGATGAGCTGGACATCCTGCCCATGCACCCGGCGCCCAGCAGCAGCGAGCCCGAGCCCGAGGGCCCGAACCCGCCGCTGTGA
- the BTBD10 gene encoding BTB/POZ domain-containing protein 10 isoform X3 — protein sequence MSLHGASGGHERSRDRRRSSDRSRDSSHERAESQLTPCIRNVTSPTRQYHSDREKDHSSSRPSSPRPQKTSPNGSVVSMGTSSRNSSQSSSDGSCKAAGEMVFVYENGKEGARNVRTSERVTLIVDNTRFVVDPSIFTAQPNTMLGRMFGSGREHNFTRPNEKGEYEVAEGIGSTVFRAILDYYKTGVIRCPDGISIPELREACDYLCISFEYSTIKCRDLSALMHELSNDGARKQFEFYLEEMILPLMVASAQSGERECHIVVLTDDDVVDWDEEYPPQMGEEYSQIIYSTKLYRFFKYIENRDVAKSVLKERGLKKIRLGIEGYPTYKEKVKKRPGGRPEVIYNYVQRPFIRMSWEKEEGKSRHVDFQCVKSKSITNLAAAAADIPQDQLVVMHPTPQVDELDILPMHPAPSSSEPEPEGPNPPL from the exons ATGAGCCTGCACGGGGCCAGTGGGGGACACGAGAGATCCAGGGACAGGCGCAGGTCCAGTGACAGATCCCGGGACTCGTCCCACGAAAGAGCAGAGTCTCAGCTCACCCCGTGCATCAGGAATGTCACTTCACCAACAAGGCAGTATCATTCTG ATCGCGAGAAGGATCACAGCTCCTCTCGGCCCAGCAGCCCCCGGCCCCAGAAGACGTCCCCCAATGGTTCTGTTGTCAGCatgggcaccagcagcaggaacagcagccagTCCAGCTCAGATGGCAGCTGCAAGGCTGCTGGGGAAATGGTGTTTGTGTACGAGAATGGCAAAGAGGGAGCCCGGAACGTCAGAACTTCCGAGCGAGTGACGCTCATCGTGGACAACACCAGATTTGTTGTAGATCCTTCCATCTTCACTGCACAACCTAACACAATGTTGGGCAG GATGTTTGGATCAGGCAGAGAACACAACTTTACACGGCCCAATGAAAAAGGAGAGTATGAAGTTGCTGAAGGAATTGGTTCTACTGTGTTTCGTGCTATTCTG GATTACTACAAGACTGGGGTGATACGCTGTCCTGATGGGATTTCTATTCCTGAGCTGAGGGAAGCATGTGACTATCTCTGTATCTCCTTTGAGTATAGTACTATCAAATGCAGAGATCTGA GTGCTCTCATGCATGAACTATCAAATGATGGTGCTCGAAAGCAATTTGAGTTTTACCTGGAAGAAATGATCCTGCCATTAATGGTAGCCAGTGCCCAGAGTGGGGAGAGGGAGTGCCACATTGTTGTGCTGACAGATGATGATGTTGTTGACTGGGATGAAGAGTATCCCCCCCAAATGGGAGAGGAGTACTCACAAA ttATTTACAGCACAAAGTTGTACAGATTCTTCAAGTACATTGAAAACAGAGACGTGGCCAAATCGGTTCTGAAGGAAAGGGGGCTCAAGAAGATCCGACTGGGCATTGAAG GTTACCCCACGTACaaggagaaggtgaagaagcggccgggcgggcggccGGAGGTGATCTACAACTACGTGCAGAGGCCGTTCATCCGCATGTcctgggagaaggaggagggcaAGAGCCGGCACGTTGACTTCCAGTGCGTGAAGAGCAAATCCATCACCAACctggcggcggcagcagcggaCATCCCGCAGGACCAGCTGGTGGTGATGCACCCCACGCCGCAGGTGGATGAGCTGGACATCCTGCCCATGCACCCGGCGCCCAGCAGCAGCGAGCCCGAGCCCGAGGGCCCGAACCCGCCGCTGTGA
- the BTBD10 gene encoding BTB/POZ domain-containing protein 10 isoform X1 yields the protein MPKDADLDFKAAFLEGTEFLCALIPKLFPCFCVSSLIDTRGSTSSRVAKGLDCSKMSLHGASGGHERSRDRRRSSDRSRDSSHERAESQLTPCIRNVTSPTRQYHSDREKDHSSSRPSSPRPQKTSPNGSVVSMGTSSRNSSQSSSDGSCKAAGEMVFVYENGKEGARNVRTSERVTLIVDNTRFVVDPSIFTAQPNTMLGRMFGSGREHNFTRPNEKGEYEVAEGIGSTVFRAILDYYKTGVIRCPDGISIPELREACDYLCISFEYSTIKCRDLSALMHELSNDGARKQFEFYLEEMILPLMVASAQSGERECHIVVLTDDDVVDWDEEYPPQMGEEYSQIIYSTKLYRFFKYIENRDVAKSVLKERGLKKIRLGIEGYPTYKEKVKKRPGGRPEVIYNYVQRPFIRMSWEKEEGKSRHVDFQCVKSKSITNLAAAAADIPQDQLVVMHPTPQVDELDILPMHPAPSSSEPEPEGPNPPL from the exons CACCTCATCCCGTGTAGCTAAAGGACTCGACTGCAGCAAGATGAGCCTGCACGGGGCCAGTGGGGGACACGAGAGATCCAGGGACAGGCGCAGGTCCAGTGACAGATCCCGGGACTCGTCCCACGAAAGAGCAGAGTCTCAGCTCACCCCGTGCATCAGGAATGTCACTTCACCAACAAGGCAGTATCATTCTG ATCGCGAGAAGGATCACAGCTCCTCTCGGCCCAGCAGCCCCCGGCCCCAGAAGACGTCCCCCAATGGTTCTGTTGTCAGCatgggcaccagcagcaggaacagcagccagTCCAGCTCAGATGGCAGCTGCAAGGCTGCTGGGGAAATGGTGTTTGTGTACGAGAATGGCAAAGAGGGAGCCCGGAACGTCAGAACTTCCGAGCGAGTGACGCTCATCGTGGACAACACCAGATTTGTTGTAGATCCTTCCATCTTCACTGCACAACCTAACACAATGTTGGGCAG GATGTTTGGATCAGGCAGAGAACACAACTTTACACGGCCCAATGAAAAAGGAGAGTATGAAGTTGCTGAAGGAATTGGTTCTACTGTGTTTCGTGCTATTCTG GATTACTACAAGACTGGGGTGATACGCTGTCCTGATGGGATTTCTATTCCTGAGCTGAGGGAAGCATGTGACTATCTCTGTATCTCCTTTGAGTATAGTACTATCAAATGCAGAGATCTGA GTGCTCTCATGCATGAACTATCAAATGATGGTGCTCGAAAGCAATTTGAGTTTTACCTGGAAGAAATGATCCTGCCATTAATGGTAGCCAGTGCCCAGAGTGGGGAGAGGGAGTGCCACATTGTTGTGCTGACAGATGATGATGTTGTTGACTGGGATGAAGAGTATCCCCCCCAAATGGGAGAGGAGTACTCACAAA ttATTTACAGCACAAAGTTGTACAGATTCTTCAAGTACATTGAAAACAGAGACGTGGCCAAATCGGTTCTGAAGGAAAGGGGGCTCAAGAAGATCCGACTGGGCATTGAAG GTTACCCCACGTACaaggagaaggtgaagaagcggccgggcgggcggccGGAGGTGATCTACAACTACGTGCAGAGGCCGTTCATCCGCATGTcctgggagaaggaggagggcaAGAGCCGGCACGTTGACTTCCAGTGCGTGAAGAGCAAATCCATCACCAACctggcggcggcagcagcggaCATCCCGCAGGACCAGCTGGTGGTGATGCACCCCACGCCGCAGGTGGATGAGCTGGACATCCTGCCCATGCACCCGGCGCCCAGCAGCAGCGAGCCCGAGCCCGAGGGCCCGAACCCGCCGCTGTGA